Proteins encoded by one window of Cylindrospermum stagnale PCC 7417:
- a CDS encoding glycosyltransferase family 2 protein, which yields MNITVSIVIPAYNSSRYLAETIEHVLSQTFFDYEVLIINDGSTDNTAEIATYYSQQDSRVKLFTQNNQGLSGARNAGIQIAQGEYIAFLDSDDHWLPHKLAAHMEHFARCPDLGLSFGRIEFMSFDGKPTRKFSNSRLFKLTPKHFYYENPVITPSNAVIRRSVLGQIGLFDRSLKVWEDMDLFLRAASKGWKVEGINQVLVRYRNNQAGLSSNLYLMEENWQQFSNRVQQYEPELVNQHYHTAKAASLCYLARRSLRLGQSSEIGVDLINRALKSDWKIILREPRRTILTIMALYVNYLIPGLIIAN from the coding sequence ATGAACATCACTGTCAGCATAGTTATACCAGCTTATAATTCTTCTCGATATTTAGCTGAAACTATTGAACATGTTCTATCTCAGACATTTTTTGACTATGAAGTGCTGATAATTAATGATGGTTCTACGGACAATACTGCGGAAATTGCCACTTATTACAGTCAGCAAGATAGTCGAGTAAAGCTATTTACTCAAAATAATCAAGGACTTTCTGGTGCTCGCAATGCGGGGATTCAGATAGCTCAAGGAGAATACATCGCTTTTCTTGATTCAGACGATCATTGGTTGCCACATAAGCTTGCTGCCCATATGGAGCATTTTGCTAGATGCCCTGATCTAGGCCTTAGCTTTGGAAGAATAGAGTTTATGAGCTTTGATGGTAAGCCTACTAGGAAATTTTCTAACTCACGCTTATTCAAGCTTACACCAAAACACTTTTATTATGAAAACCCGGTAATTACACCATCTAATGCTGTAATTCGCCGTTCTGTCTTAGGACAAATTGGACTTTTTGATAGAAGCTTAAAAGTGTGGGAAGATATGGATTTATTTTTGCGTGCGGCATCCAAAGGATGGAAAGTTGAAGGAATTAATCAAGTTTTAGTACGTTACCGCAATAACCAAGCAGGTTTATCATCAAACCTTTATCTTATGGAGGAAAATTGGCAGCAATTTAGCAATAGAGTTCAACAATATGAGCCAGAACTTGTAAATCAACATTACCACACAGCAAAAGCAGCTTCCTTATGTTATTTAGCCAGAAGAAGTCTTCGATTAGGGCAATCTTCAGAAATTGGAGTAGATTTAATCAATCGTGCTCTAAAGTCTGACTGGAAAATTATCCTTAGAGAACCTCGGAGAACTATTTTGACAATAATGGCACTTTATGTAAATTATCTTATCCCAGGTTTAATTATTGCAAATTAG
- a CDS encoding lipopolysaccharide biosynthesis protein, translating into MLINKLKHRLSNQYIGNISWMGGAEFANRIFRLGTTVIVARVLNPYDYGLVAVVLATNEIINIFTLKAGIGAKLIQASKENVAILCDTVYWMNWILCIGLFIIQCFVAFPIAWFYGDNRVILPICVISITYLFLPFYAVQIALIFRENKFKTIALCNISQSLFGSIITVILALLGMGIWAIILPIVLTHPLWVIINLMNHRWRPTKSFTLYRWQEISSFALNVLGVEILNKLRANLDYLIIGRFLGIDNLGIYYFAFNAGIGISLNVINTLTWSLLPYFCEAREQINELKKRYFSSLKVIASIIVPLVLLQSALAPIYVPIIFGQKWVDAIPILVVICLSAIPRPFAEAAGHLLKAFDKPSVDLYFNLLFTVIFVMGLLFAVHWGILWVAVSVLVSHIVIMPIFSVCVSRYVFYKK; encoded by the coding sequence ATGTTAATCAATAAACTTAAGCATAGATTATCTAATCAATATATAGGCAATATTAGTTGGATGGGAGGAGCTGAATTTGCGAATCGAATCTTTCGTTTGGGAACAACAGTTATTGTAGCTCGTGTGCTAAATCCCTATGATTATGGACTAGTAGCAGTTGTTTTAGCTACCAATGAAATTATAAATATCTTTACTTTGAAAGCAGGAATTGGCGCAAAGCTTATTCAAGCAAGCAAGGAAAATGTAGCTATTTTATGTGACACTGTCTACTGGATGAACTGGATTTTGTGTATTGGGCTGTTTATCATTCAGTGTTTTGTTGCTTTTCCTATTGCTTGGTTTTATGGCGATAATCGAGTTATTTTACCTATTTGTGTTATTTCAATAACTTACTTATTTCTACCTTTTTATGCAGTTCAAATAGCATTAATATTTCGAGAAAATAAATTCAAAACAATTGCATTGTGTAACATCAGTCAGTCTCTATTTGGAAGTATTATTACTGTAATTTTGGCGTTACTAGGTATGGGTATATGGGCAATAATTTTACCTATTGTCTTGACTCATCCTCTTTGGGTTATTATTAATCTTATGAATCATCGCTGGCGACCCACCAAGTCTTTTACCTTGTATCGTTGGCAGGAAATATCTAGTTTTGCTCTCAACGTACTGGGCGTTGAAATTCTTAATAAGCTAAGAGCAAATTTAGATTATCTAATAATTGGACGTTTCTTAGGAATTGATAATTTAGGTATTTACTATTTTGCCTTTAATGCAGGAATAGGGATTAGTTTGAATGTTATTAATACGCTTACTTGGTCTTTACTACCTTATTTCTGTGAGGCTAGAGAACAAATTAACGAGCTTAAAAAGCGCTATTTTAGTAGCTTGAAAGTAATTGCTTCTATCATCGTTCCTTTAGTTTTACTACAATCGGCTCTTGCTCCTATTTATGTACCAATTATTTTTGGACAAAAGTGGGTAGATGCAATACCAATTTTGGTAGTAATTTGTCTATCTGCTATCCCGCGACCCTTTGCTGAAGCTGCTGGTCATTTATTGAAAGCATTTGATAAACCTAGTGTCGATCTCTACTTTAATCTGCTGTTTACCGTAATTTTTGTGATGGGATTACTATTTGCCGTCCATTGGGGAATTCTTTGGGTAGCTGTATCTGTACTTGTTTCTCATATAGTGATAATGCCTATCTTTAGCGTCTGTGTTAGTAGATATGTTTTCTACAAAAAGTAA
- a CDS encoding O-antigen ligase family protein yields the protein MKPQNFEEHIVWYSLISTYILYIAGLLYIANSTIAWVLFIYLCKKLWIQTQGISFEEKISIPWIVWLWIICMLIMAIGTYIGLVNFDYDIKDIIRGLLNWTRDWALLALFPLAGCCLNIRPHLIYRATCLLCLQSLFFIPISYAAYLLHLPSLVYSSPLERITQNGTIYYNVVLYFKEFDAGESFRLTLFAPWSPALALLGLIYFFFALQEENKIWRWIGLVSSILITYLTASRTAIISLPIIIVSIWFLSNFSRPYVHILSSIICFSSGIFSSFLVELTRQLQETFTTSRQGSSRVRDILARMALDRFKDAPVWGHGRSQPGFEATANMPIGSHHTWIGLLYVKGLIGFFAFLIPMVYSFIYLLLKAQKNTTSKVGLTFLLALISFTFTDNQEVLAYLYWPGLIIMGISFKEEKNAVIFK from the coding sequence ATGAAACCTCAAAATTTTGAAGAACATATTGTTTGGTATTCTCTCATTAGCACATACATTCTTTATATAGCGGGCTTGCTATATATTGCTAACTCTACAATAGCCTGGGTATTATTTATTTACTTATGCAAAAAGCTTTGGATTCAAACACAAGGAATTTCGTTTGAAGAGAAAATTAGTATTCCCTGGATTGTCTGGCTTTGGATTATTTGTATGCTGATAATGGCCATAGGTACATATATAGGTTTAGTAAACTTTGACTACGATATTAAGGATATCATTAGAGGATTACTAAATTGGACTAGAGATTGGGCATTATTAGCATTATTTCCACTAGCAGGCTGTTGTCTTAACATTCGTCCACATTTGATTTACCGAGCAACTTGTTTGCTTTGCTTGCAGAGTTTGTTTTTTATCCCCATTTCTTACGCAGCCTACTTATTACACCTGCCTTCTCTTGTCTACTCTTCTCCTTTAGAGAGGATAACTCAGAATGGTACCATTTATTATAATGTAGTTCTTTACTTTAAAGAATTTGATGCTGGAGAAAGCTTCCGTCTTACTTTATTTGCACCTTGGTCTCCTGCATTAGCTTTGCTAGGTCTTATTTATTTCTTCTTTGCACTTCAAGAAGAAAATAAAATATGGCGTTGGATTGGCTTAGTAAGCAGCATTTTAATAACTTATTTAACAGCATCAAGAACGGCTATTATCTCTTTACCTATAATTATTGTATCAATTTGGTTTTTAAGCAACTTCTCCCGCCCATATGTACATATTTTGTCTAGCATTATCTGTTTTAGTTCAGGAATATTTTCCAGTTTTCTTGTGGAACTAACTAGACAATTACAGGAAACTTTTACGACTTCTAGACAAGGCTCTTCACGTGTGCGTGATATCTTAGCAAGAATGGCATTAGACCGCTTCAAAGATGCTCCTGTCTGGGGACACGGTCGTTCACAACCAGGCTTTGAAGCCACTGCTAATATGCCAATTGGTTCTCACCATACCTGGATAGGTCTTCTATATGTCAAAGGATTAATTGGTTTCTTTGCTTTTTTAATACCAATGGTATACAGCTTTATTTATTTGCTACTAAAGGCTCAAAAAAACACTACTTCCAAGGTAGGACTAACCTTTTTATTAGCGTTAATATCATTTACATTCACAGATAATCAAGAAGTATTAGCTTACCTCTACTGGCCGGGATTAATTATAATGGGAATTTCGTTTAAAGAAGAAAAGAACGCCGTTATTTTTAAATAG
- a CDS encoding GumC family protein: MTELISVFKGYSISTKIRNSWLSYLLLLIISNSAMWGLAFLYLKNTSSTYTSKFSLSLPGTITHTDVSLPDRGTAYSQPVSPYENTTQDPRENYKFVIENPVVQKAAAAKLHMLPEEFGKPRFKIVDKTTVMNFELIGNSPKEAEAKSWAFYKAFQERLDVLRRQEAERRETKLRWSLRESQKKLDLAQKRFFNYRNRSGLVSDTQIEELATNLEKLRIQKNEAVIKQQQNSTRMRELSANFKVSTSEATNSLILQSDPLFRDHLKNYSEASANLVLLESKFLPTHPSIVDTRSKQQLAKSALIARSESILGYSIDQQTLNKLSGDGTKQTFLESVVTAGVNKQEFQTTVQELDRQTTQLEARLQIMAKHKSMLEALKREMQISEAVYSSTLASLDVNKSNFYGSYPEIQLLTDPTLPKEPGSPNTKLVLLGTGLASLFSISWLLIIYWRSNSIKFRPNINEHR, encoded by the coding sequence ATGACTGAGTTAATTTCTGTATTTAAAGGCTATTCGATATCCACCAAAATCAGGAATAGTTGGCTTTCTTACTTACTTTTATTAATTATTAGTAATTCTGCAATGTGGGGTTTAGCTTTCTTATATCTCAAAAATACTTCATCAACCTACACTAGTAAATTTTCTCTTTCTTTGCCTGGAACTATTACACATACAGATGTCAGTTTGCCTGACCGTGGAACCGCATACTCTCAGCCCGTATCTCCTTACGAAAATACAACTCAAGATCCAAGAGAAAATTATAAATTTGTTATTGAAAACCCAGTAGTTCAAAAAGCCGCAGCCGCAAAACTGCATATGTTACCAGAAGAATTCGGCAAACCCAGATTCAAGATCGTAGACAAGACTACAGTCATGAATTTTGAACTTATTGGGAATAGTCCTAAAGAGGCAGAGGCAAAATCCTGGGCATTTTACAAAGCCTTTCAAGAAAGGCTTGATGTACTCAGACGCCAAGAAGCAGAACGGAGAGAAACAAAACTTCGATGGTCACTCCGGGAGTCTCAGAAAAAACTAGACCTGGCTCAGAAACGTTTTTTTAATTACAGAAATCGTTCTGGTTTAGTATCAGATACACAAATTGAAGAACTCGCGACTAATCTTGAAAAATTACGCATACAAAAAAATGAAGCTGTAATTAAACAACAGCAAAACAGTACTCGTATGAGAGAACTATCAGCCAATTTTAAAGTATCTACCTCAGAAGCGACCAATTCTTTGATTCTCCAATCAGATCCTCTATTTCGAGACCACCTAAAAAATTATAGTGAAGCTTCAGCTAATTTAGTTCTTTTAGAATCCAAATTTCTTCCTACCCATCCTTCCATAGTTGACACAAGAAGTAAACAACAGTTAGCAAAATCTGCTCTAATTGCTCGAAGTGAATCTATTTTAGGCTATTCAATCGACCAACAGACTCTCAATAAGTTAAGCGGTGATGGCACTAAACAGACTTTTTTGGAGAGTGTAGTTACCGCTGGTGTAAACAAACAAGAATTTCAAACTACTGTTCAGGAATTAGACCGACAAACTACTCAACTCGAAGCAAGACTTCAGATAATGGCAAAGCATAAATCTATGTTAGAAGCTCTGAAAAGAGAAATGCAAATTTCTGAAGCTGTTTATTCTTCAACCCTTGCAAGCTTGGATGTTAATAAATCAAACTTCTACGGTTCTTATCCAGAAATTCAACTTTTGACTGATCCAACTTTGCCTAAAGAACCTGGTTCACCAAATACAAAACTTGTCTTATTAGGTACAGGATTAGCTTCGCTGTTTTCAATCAGTTGGCTACTGATAATATACTGGCGCTCTAATTCTATTAAATTTAGACCGAATATTAACGAGCACAGATAA
- a CDS encoding WecB/TagA/CpsF family glycosyltransferase, which translates to MSKLLLFYYNIAFLLFTFVLNLSFWKSLQRIKSHFVSMHPLHFINRLRFPSVEKILRSKLLQKNLPVKYKKNVQILNVQIDNFSMPELLSSLKEGFILTPNVDHLMKLQTDMEFLRIYSLADYKVCDSQILLFASHFLKTPFKQKISGSDLFPAFCEFHKDNQDIQIFLLGGIEGASEKAADRINSKFGRNIIVEAYCPPFFFENNEQECLKIINRINKSKATVLAIGVGAPKQEKWIYKHKNNLPLVKIFMAIGATINFEAGVIKRAPKWVSNCGLEWLYRLACEPRRLWKRYLVNDLPFIWLILKQKLGFYKKPDFPASIKLPYQMNKIQ; encoded by the coding sequence ATGAGCAAATTACTCCTTTTCTACTACAATATTGCTTTTCTTTTATTTACTTTTGTGCTCAACCTTAGCTTTTGGAAAAGCCTTCAGCGAATCAAAAGCCATTTCGTATCTATGCATCCTTTGCATTTTATAAACAGGCTGAGATTTCCTTCTGTTGAAAAAATACTTAGAAGTAAACTCTTGCAGAAAAATCTCCCAGTTAAATACAAAAAAAATGTTCAAATACTGAATGTGCAGATTGATAATTTTTCTATGCCTGAATTGCTGTCCTCTTTAAAAGAAGGTTTCATTCTCACTCCAAATGTTGATCATCTTATGAAATTGCAGACAGATATGGAATTTTTAAGAATTTATAGTTTAGCTGACTACAAGGTATGCGACAGTCAAATTTTACTCTTTGCTTCCCACTTTTTAAAAACCCCCTTTAAACAAAAAATTTCTGGGTCTGATTTATTTCCAGCATTTTGTGAATTTCACAAAGACAATCAGGATATTCAGATATTCCTTTTAGGAGGCATTGAAGGAGCATCAGAAAAAGCTGCCGACAGAATTAATAGTAAATTTGGTAGAAATATAATTGTCGAAGCTTATTGTCCACCGTTCTTTTTTGAGAACAATGAACAGGAATGTTTGAAAATAATTAACAGAATAAATAAATCTAAAGCAACTGTGTTAGCAATTGGAGTTGGGGCGCCAAAGCAGGAAAAGTGGATTTACAAACACAAGAATAACCTGCCATTGGTAAAAATATTTATGGCTATCGGAGCAACGATTAACTTTGAAGCTGGTGTAATTAAACGTGCTCCAAAATGGGTTAGCAACTGTGGCTTAGAGTGGCTTTACAGACTAGCTTGCGAGCCTCGAAGGCTATGGAAGCGATATCTAGTTAATGATTTACCCTTTATATGGCTTATTCTTAAGCAGAAGCTTGGTTTCTACAAGAAGCCTGACTTCCCTGCTTCAATAAAACTACCTTATCAAATGAACAAAATTCAATGA
- a CDS encoding phenylacetate--CoA ligase family protein: MKHESQKHRAITVFTDFLSTPLEKQLERHLNTPSESVVVALFQDVAANVPAYKAFLAEREINPHTIQTLEDFQSLPAIAKENYISRYPLADLCRYGKLETCDMIAASSGSTGKPTFWPRFFTDELQIATRFEQIFHDSFYADTKRTLAVICFTLGTWVGGMFTTNCCRYLASKGYPLTVITPGNNKAEILRVVQELGGNFEQVVLLGYPPFLKDVIDTGIARGVEWKQYQIKLVMAGEVFSEEWRSLVGERVGSQNPYHYSASLYGTADAGVLANETPLSICIRRFLAKNPDAAKALFGESRLPTLLQYDPIQRFFEVEDRTLLFSGDNGIPLIRYNILDHGGLISYNAMLKFLAEWGFNPAADLQQARGIHSLPFVYVFGRSNFTVSYFGANIYPENVTVGLEQPVIQEWVTGKFVLQVKEDADKNRFLSVVVELAPEVEATEDKRETIASSILSQLLRLNGEFANYVPPEYQVPQVVLAPTGDAEYFPVGVKHRYTRK; the protein is encoded by the coding sequence ATGAAGCACGAGTCACAAAAGCACAGAGCAATTACGGTATTTACAGATTTTTTGTCTACTCCTCTAGAAAAGCAACTAGAACGACATCTCAACACCCCAAGTGAATCAGTAGTCGTAGCTTTATTTCAGGATGTGGCTGCAAACGTCCCCGCTTACAAAGCTTTTTTAGCAGAACGAGAAATTAATCCCCACACTATTCAAACCTTAGAGGATTTTCAGAGCTTACCTGCGATCGCTAAAGAAAACTATATATCGCGTTATCCCCTAGCTGACTTATGCCGCTACGGAAAATTAGAAACCTGCGATATGATAGCCGCTTCCTCCGGTTCCACAGGTAAACCCACCTTTTGGCCGCGTTTCTTCACCGACGAACTGCAAATAGCCACCCGCTTTGAGCAGATTTTTCACGATAGTTTCTATGCCGATACCAAACGCACCCTAGCCGTGATTTGTTTCACCTTAGGAACTTGGGTAGGGGGAATGTTCACCACCAATTGCTGTCGTTATCTTGCCAGTAAAGGTTATCCTCTCACAGTGATTACACCAGGCAATAACAAAGCCGAAATTTTGCGTGTAGTGCAAGAACTGGGGGGAAATTTTGAACAAGTTGTGCTGTTGGGATATCCGCCATTTCTCAAAGACGTGATTGATACTGGCATTGCTCGTGGTGTGGAGTGGAAGCAATATCAGATTAAATTGGTAATGGCGGGAGAAGTATTCAGCGAAGAATGGCGGAGTTTGGTTGGTGAACGGGTAGGTTCTCAAAATCCCTACCACTATTCTGCATCACTTTATGGCACAGCAGACGCCGGAGTTTTAGCCAACGAAACACCGTTAAGTATCTGCATTCGTCGGTTTTTAGCAAAAAATCCCGACGCAGCCAAAGCTTTATTTGGGGAATCTCGGTTACCCACACTCTTACAGTACGACCCCATTCAACGATTTTTTGAAGTTGAGGATAGGACATTACTCTTTTCTGGAGATAATGGCATTCCCTTAATCCGCTATAACATTTTAGATCATGGCGGGTTAATTAGTTATAATGCCATGCTCAAGTTTTTAGCAGAATGGGGTTTTAATCCTGCCGCCGACTTACAGCAAGCTAGAGGAATTCACTCATTACCTTTCGTTTATGTTTTCGGACGTTCTAACTTTACAGTTTCCTACTTCGGCGCGAACATTTACCCGGAAAACGTCACGGTAGGATTAGAACAACCAGTCATTCAAGAATGGGTAACGGGTAAGTTCGTTTTGCAAGTAAAGGAAGATGCTGACAAGAACCGATTTTTGTCTGTAGTTGTCGAGTTAGCACCAGAGGTAGAAGCTACCGAAGATAAGCGAGAAACCATAGCATCTTCCATTCTCTCGCAACTGTTACGCCTTAACGGCGAGTTTGCTAATTACGTTCCCCCAGAATATCAAGTACCCCAAGTGGTATTAGCCCCCACCGGCGATGCAGAATATTTCCCCGTTGGCGTAAAACATCGATATACACGTAAATAG
- a CDS encoding serine/threonine-protein kinase, protein MQVYCNKKHQNSGSNRFCTHCGEPLPLPIGQVVENRYQIVRILGQGGFGRSYLALDNQKSLQQCVLKEFAPQVQKPQDLQKAKELFEREASVLKKLQHPQIPRFHASLQAKLGKKDFFFLVQDYVEGDNYDYLLEQRKLQGQAFSEEEVVNLLHKILPVLSYIHSLDVVHRDISPDNLIERSSDKLPMLIDFGGVKQLPAHQGFWFTQLAPNRTLLGKEGYAPEEQLRQGQVFKSSDLYSLAVTVLVLLTGKEPQKLYDSYNGVWFWGKEIRVSPRLEAVLKKMLAYKPSDRYQTADQVLRVLPSSTSTQAANPHITKLKTMVAAPGRQRVQAIASRFHSRTQSAMQSIPMPDWFRPFAVTLVGTTAIVLVGAGTVAIANFVIRGVTSITVPSISLPQIPSIGNPSSKPGSDKNKTRDLQKILNRLQQQKIPAGFFTKVVDESFYTKRPELNKRTLSPNPEDAALRNEWYDVAEDLLNKIERANLSTAARQKLGSYSQQDEAIWRRLAQAGQLGKYKTFTQVKDDTYKTFNPLFPGQERGKLNQQTFLQIWYAIAADKVSKAQSGN, encoded by the coding sequence ATGCAGGTCTATTGCAACAAAAAACATCAAAATAGTGGCAGTAACCGCTTTTGTACCCACTGTGGTGAGCCGTTACCTCTGCCTATAGGGCAGGTTGTGGAGAACCGCTATCAAATTGTCCGCATACTCGGACAAGGTGGCTTTGGACGTAGTTATTTGGCTCTTGATAATCAGAAATCGCTTCAACAGTGCGTGTTGAAGGAATTTGCGCCCCAAGTACAAAAACCACAGGATTTACAAAAAGCGAAGGAACTGTTTGAACGGGAAGCGAGTGTCCTAAAAAAACTCCAGCATCCACAGATTCCGCGTTTTCACGCTTCTCTGCAAGCAAAGTTAGGCAAAAAGGATTTTTTCTTTTTGGTGCAAGACTATGTAGAAGGTGATAATTATGACTATTTGTTAGAACAGCGGAAACTTCAAGGACAGGCTTTTAGTGAAGAAGAAGTAGTCAATCTACTGCACAAGATTTTGCCTGTTTTATCTTATATCCACTCGCTAGATGTGGTTCACCGCGATATCTCTCCTGATAATTTGATTGAGCGGAGTAGTGATAAACTGCCGATGTTGATTGATTTCGGTGGTGTCAAGCAATTGCCTGCTCATCAAGGTTTTTGGTTTACCCAGTTGGCGCCAAATCGCACTTTGTTGGGTAAGGAAGGCTACGCACCAGAGGAGCAATTAAGGCAGGGACAAGTATTTAAAAGTAGTGATTTGTATTCTTTAGCTGTGACGGTGCTGGTGTTGCTGACGGGTAAGGAACCGCAAAAACTTTATGACAGCTATAACGGTGTTTGGTTTTGGGGTAAGGAAATTAGGGTTAGTCCCAGACTAGAAGCGGTTCTCAAAAAGATGTTGGCATATAAACCAAGCGATCGCTACCAAACAGCTGATCAAGTTTTGCGAGTTTTACCGTCCTCAACTTCCACCCAAGCCGCAAATCCCCATATTACCAAGCTGAAAACGATGGTAGCTGCCCCTGGACGACAACGTGTCCAAGCTATTGCCAGTAGATTCCACAGCAGAACTCAATCGGCTATGCAAAGTATACCAATGCCTGATTGGTTTCGCCCGTTTGCTGTGACTCTGGTGGGTACAACTGCCATAGTTTTAGTTGGTGCGGGTACTGTGGCGATCGCTAATTTTGTGATTCGTGGCGTAACTTCCATCACTGTACCGTCAATTTCACTGCCACAAATCCCTTCCATCGGCAACCCTAGCAGTAAACCAGGAAGTGACAAGAATAAAACTCGCGATCTCCAAAAAATCTTAAATCGCCTCCAACAGCAGAAAATTCCCGCAGGATTTTTTACAAAGGTAGTTGACGAATCATTTTATACTAAAAGACCAGAGTTGAACAAACGTACCCTCTCCCCAAATCCAGAAGACGCGGCTTTACGGAATGAATGGTATGATGTGGCGGAAGACTTGTTGAATAAAATAGAACGGGCAAATCTCAGTACAGCAGCGCGTCAGAAACTGGGAAGCTATAGTCAACAAGATGAGGCAATTTGGAGACGACTTGCACAAGCCGGACAGTTGGGCAAATATAAAACTTTTACTCAAGTCAAAGACGATACCTATAAAACATTTAATCCGTTGTTTCCTGGGCAGGAGCGTGGGAAACTAAACCAGCAAACTTTCTTACAAATTTGGTATGCGATCGCAGCTGATAAAGTTAGCAAAGCTCAATCTGGCAATTAA